The Pleuronectes platessa chromosome 10, fPlePla1.1, whole genome shotgun sequence genome contains a region encoding:
- the LOC128449577 gene encoding cytochrome c oxidase subunit 6B1 translates to MSDTIEEKIKNYRTAPFDARFPNTNQTRNCFQNYLDYHRCNKALDAKGQDLTPCQWYMRVYKSLCPMSWVAKWDDQIENGSFPGKI, encoded by the exons ATGTCTGACACCATCGAAGAGAAGATTAAGAACTACAGGACTGCTCCCTTTGACGCAAGATTCCCCAACACTAACCAGACCCGCAACTGCTTCCAGAACTACCTGG actACCACAGGTGCAACAAGGCCCTGGATGCCAAAGGCCAGGATCTGACTCCCTGTCAGTGGTACATGAGGGTTTACAAGAGCCTCTGTCCCATGAGCTGG GTTGCTAAATGGGACGACCAGATAGAAAATGGATCTTTCCCTGGGAAGATCTGA